A window from Roseburia sp. 499 encodes these proteins:
- a CDS encoding glycosyltransferase family 2 protein — MKLLSIAIPCYNSQDYMEHCIESLLPGGEDVEIIIVDDGSKDRTAEIADSYAEKYPTIVKAIHQENGGHGEAVNTGIRNATGLYFKVVDSDDWVDQEAYMKILETLRELSGGSEVLDMLVSNFVYEKEGAKHKKVMKYNGILPENKMFSWSDAKHFRKGRYILMHSVIYRTQLLRDCGLELPKHTFYVDNIFVYVPLPYVKNIYYLNVDFYRYFIGREDQSVNEKVMIKRIDQQIKVNKIMVEAVDLWKLPNRKLRKYMFNYLEIITIISTIMCIRSGTEENLEKKRELWKYIKEYDIRLFHRLRNGIMGTTMNLPGKGGRKISVAAYKISQKVVGFN, encoded by the coding sequence GAAATTATTATCAATTGCAATTCCATGCTATAATTCGCAGGATTATATGGAACATTGTATAGAATCATTGCTTCCGGGAGGAGAAGATGTAGAAATTATTATTGTAGATGACGGTTCCAAGGATCGTACGGCGGAAATCGCAGATAGCTATGCGGAAAAATATCCAACTATAGTAAAGGCGATTCATCAGGAAAATGGTGGACACGGCGAGGCAGTAAACACCGGAATAAGAAATGCAACAGGATTGTATTTTAAGGTAGTAGATAGTGATGACTGGGTAGACCAGGAGGCATATATGAAGATTCTGGAAACACTGCGTGAATTGTCTGGTGGCAGTGAGGTACTGGATATGCTTGTCAGCAACTTCGTATATGAAAAAGAAGGTGCAAAACATAAAAAAGTAATGAAGTATAACGGAATTCTTCCGGAAAATAAGATGTTTAGCTGGTCAGATGCAAAGCATTTTCGTAAAGGAAGATATATCCTGATGCATTCTGTAATATATCGTACACAATTATTGCGTGATTGTGGATTAGAGTTGCCAAAGCATACTTTTTATGTGGATAACATTTTTGTATATGTACCATTGCCATATGTGAAGAATATATATTATCTGAATGTGGATTTTTATCGCTATTTTATAGGAAGAGAAGATCAGTCCGTAAATGAGAAGGTTATGATTAAGCGTATTGATCAGCAGATAAAGGTAAATAAGATTATGGTGGAAGCAGTAGATTTGTGGAAGCTTCCGAATCGTAAATTGCGCAAATATATGTTTAATTATCTGGAGATTATTACCATCATTTCTACAATTATGTGTATTCGTTCCGGAACAGAAGAGAATCTGGAGAAAAAGCGAGAACTGTGGAAATACATAAAAGAGTACGATATCCGTTTATTCCATCGTCTCCGTAATGGAATTATGGGAACGACCATGAATCTTCCGGGAAAGGGTGGCAGAAAGATTTCTGTTGCTGCTTATAAGATTTCTCAGAAGGTTGTTGGATTCAATTAA